The genomic region TTATCTTGCGAAAATGTTATACGCAGGAGAAGATATCAAGTTCATAGCCAGACGTATCATGATCTGCGCATCGGAAGATGTCGGAAATGCAGATCCGATGGCACTTACGGTTGCCGTATCTGCTTCCCAGGCAGTCGAACGAATCGGTATGCCGGAAGCACAGATCATTCTTTCTCAGGCAGTCACGTATGTAGCAACTGCACCAAAGAGTAATGCCGCATGCAATGCAATCTTTGATGCAATGGCAAGCGTGAAACGCACAAAGACAACGGTTCCGTCACACCTGCAGGATGCCCACTATAAAGGAGCCCAGAAACTGGGACACGGCATCGGATATAAATATGCACATAATTATCCGCACCATTATGTAGAACAACAGTATCTCCCGGACGAGATCGTCGGAGAAAAATTCTATGTACCAAGCGAGAATGGGCATGAGAAGGAGATTAAAGAGTGGATGAGGTATATCCGGGAAGATCAGTGAGTTGCTGTTTAATGCAGTATCGTGGTTTACCCCCGGTCCATGAGAAAGACTTGGTATTCTGCTACGGGCTAAGATTCTACGATGAAGAAGTTATAAGGGCGTCAGAATTTTCTAAAAGCACCCGGAATAGGAGTCAAACTCGCCATACGGCTCAAACAGTGACTCCTATTCCGGGTAACGACCGCTTCATGCATTAAATATCCTTTATAGTTCCATCAATCCCAATCGTCACCACCTGCCAAGGAATAAACTTCCCGCTTGCTTTTAACGCTTCTGTAGCGGCATGCTCCAGTCCTCCGCAGCAAGGAACTTCCATACGGACGATAGTAAGACTTTTGAAATCATTATGCTTGATGATCTCGGTTAATTTCTCCGTATAATCAACTGCATCCAGTTTCGGACATCCAATCAGTACAACGTGATTCTTAATGAATTGGTTGTGGAAGTTGCCATATGCATATGCCGTACAGTCGGCTGCAATCAGCAGATTTGCGTTCTGGAAATATGGTGCGCTCAGCGGAGCAAGCTTGATCTGGACCGGCCACTGACGAAGCTGACTTTCCATGGAGTAAGCGGTCGGTGTACTTCCTGACATATTATTAGAAGCACTTGCATCATTATTATGAGTGTGTTCAACCGAACGAGCCATAGAACCCGGACATCCACCATGAGGAGCAGTGTGTTGAATTTCACGAGCCATAGAACCCGGACATCCACCATGATGTGGAGCTGGTGCATCATTATCGTGAGCATGTGCTTTTTTTGCATCAAGGTGTTTCTTAAGTGCTTCCGGTCCTTTGGCGGCAAGATGTGCTTTTACTGCATCATCATCATAAGCATCCGCTTCACGTTCTTCAAATGTGATTGCATTTGTCGGACAGGCCGGCAGACAGTCACCAAGGCCATCGCAAAAATCATCGCGCATTAATCGGGCTTTTCCATCAACCATCTGAATGGCACCTTCGTGACAGGCGTTGGCACATGCACCGCATCCGTTACATTTTTCTTCATTTATATGGATTATTTTTCTGATCATAATGATTCTCCTTTTCTTAAAAATAGAAATATGTTTAAAATGGTATCAGTTGTTTTGCAGGTATTAGTGTACTATAAAGAAGAAAAAGAATGTTGTTGGAATAACAACAAAAATAAAAATAATTACAATACCGCAATTAAGATGTCCGTAATGTATCTGAAATAATGGATGTTAAGTATGGAAAAATGACAGAAGAATGTGTTAAAATTTTTCACAGAGCTGATATTTCTGCAAGCAAAATACAAAAATCAGAAACAGAAGCATTATAATTTGAAAAATATAATATAGGAAAAGAGGAAGATATATGGCACAGATTTATGCATCGAAAACAAATGAAATTCAGAAGTATGAGACAGAGCATGAGAATGAAGTACGTCATCTGGCCGGGGAATGTATGGTCCTTTTGGAGAATGACGGTGTATTACCATTTTCAGATAAGATAAAAAAGATTGCATTATATGGAACGGGAGCCAGACATACGGTGAAAGGAGGAACAGGATCCGGAGATGTCAATGTAAGAAAA from Dorea longicatena harbors:
- a CDS encoding ATP-binding protein, with the protein product MIRKIIHINEEKCNGCGACANACHEGAIQMVDGKARLMRDDFCDGLGDCLPACPTNAITFEEREADAYDDDAVKAHLAAKGPEALKKHLDAKKAHAHDNDAPAPHHGGCPGSMAREIQHTAPHGGCPGSMARSVEHTHNNDASASNNMSGSTPTAYSMESQLRQWPVQIKLAPLSAPYFQNANLLIAADCTAYAYGNFHNQFIKNHVVLIGCPKLDAVDYTEKLTEIIKHNDFKSLTIVRMEVPCCGGLEHAATEALKASGKFIPWQVVTIGIDGTIKDI